A segment of the Fibrobacter succinogenes subsp. succinogenes S85 genome:
CCAAATTAGGATTGCAAATATTATCCCGAATCGCAGTAAGTAATTCATCATGATTTACAGCAACCGTTCCACAAGCAACATCTTCTATATCGTAATACAGTCCCCGATCCTTATTCTTGTAATACTCATAATCATAGGCAAAATGTATAATAGGCCTATCACAAATCAAAAAATCAAAAAAACAACTAGAATAATCCGTTATTAAAATGTCAGCCCCGGCCAATAACGTTTGCGCGTCCAAATTTGGACACAAAAAAACTCGTTCATTAGAAAGTAAGGACTCTTTCCCTCTAGAAATATCCTGAAAATGAGATTTTTCAATAAGAACAAAATCAAATTCTTTAGCTAATTGATTTACGGACTGGCATAAAGAGGGTTCAAAAAAGGATTCCGCTTTAGCCTTTTTGTCCCTAAATGTTGGCATATATACAACAATTTTGCATTCACCATTCATTCCGCAGGCATCCAACAAATCTTTCCTAGATTTTTTACAGAAAACTTCATCATAGAGAACTTGATTTCGAGGTTGTCCAACCTTAAGGATTGCGTTAACCGGCGCATTAAATGCAGACTGAGCAATTGTCGCATAACTATCAGAGGGGGTAATGTAGAGATCATAATTGGACAACTTTCGAACAAGCCATTGCGTAAACGATTCTACAATATTGCCAGGTAAATCTACCGTATCATTACATATTTTTTTCCAAGGAACACCATGCCATAAC
Coding sequences within it:
- a CDS encoding CDP-glycerol--glycerophosphate glycerophosphotransferase; amino-acid sequence: MMFINKFLWLSYNLFNYLLYCVSFLLPRKKNRWVFGSWFGNQISDNSLAMYNYVKKCYPQLELIWMARSPEKFNLDCKIVKRNSIKGMFYVATAKVAFVNQGYFDLCTFNLLGGAYKVQLWHGVPWKKICNDTVDLPGNIVESFTQWLVRKLSNYDLYITPSDSYATIAQSAFNAPVNAILKVGQPRNQVLYDEVFCKKSRKDLLDACGMNGECKIVVYMPTFRDKKAKAESFFEPSLCQSVNQLAKEFDFVLIEKSHFQDISRGKESLLSNERVFLCPNLDAQTLLAGADILITDYSSCFFDFLICDRPIIHFAYDYEYYKNKDRGLYYDIEDVACGTVAVNHDELLTAIRDNICNPNLEQLRRQEKRDKFIKYESSDCCKIIMEFVLNKIG